From a region of the Streptomyces sp. NBC_01244 genome:
- a CDS encoding MBL fold metallo-hydrolase, which produces MTENTAAQLAVTTVGGPTVVIDLGGLRFVTDPTFDTAGSSYALGPVALHKLAGPALTTDRLGPVAAVLLSHDQHPDNLDGAGRAFLEEVALVLTTEQSAERVGGTGLAPWAEHVLERPDGGRLVVTAVPAQHGPAGTEPMLGAVTGFLLGGEGLPTVYVSGDNVSLEPVRALAERLGGAGVDLAVLHVGAAQLAPFGPTLLSLTSEQAVEVAELLGARKVLAVHQDGWQHFTEGQETVSAAFEKAGSAERLVVPAAGTSFAL; this is translated from the coding sequence ATGACGGAGAACACCGCCGCACAGCTCGCCGTCACCACGGTGGGCGGCCCCACCGTGGTCATCGACCTCGGCGGGCTGCGGTTCGTGACGGACCCGACCTTCGACACCGCCGGTTCCTCCTACGCGTTGGGCCCGGTCGCCCTGCACAAGCTCGCCGGCCCGGCGCTCACCACCGACCGGCTGGGCCCGGTGGCGGCCGTCCTGCTGTCGCACGACCAGCACCCCGACAACCTCGACGGGGCCGGGCGCGCCTTCCTCGAGGAGGTCGCGCTGGTCCTCACCACCGAGCAGTCCGCCGAGCGCGTCGGCGGTACGGGGCTGGCGCCGTGGGCCGAGCACGTACTGGAGCGCCCGGACGGGGGCCGGCTCGTGGTCACCGCGGTCCCGGCGCAGCACGGTCCGGCCGGGACCGAGCCGATGCTCGGCGCCGTCACCGGCTTCCTGCTCGGCGGTGAGGGCCTGCCGACGGTGTACGTCAGCGGCGACAACGTCTCCCTGGAGCCGGTGCGGGCCCTCGCGGAGCGCCTCGGCGGGGCCGGCGTCGACCTGGCGGTGCTGCACGTGGGCGCGGCGCAGCTCGCCCCGTTCGGCCCGACGCTGCTCTCGCTGACCTCCGAGCAGGCGGTGGAGGTGGCCGAGCTGCTGGGCGCCCGCAAGGTGCTCGCGGTCCACCAAGACGGCTGGCAGCACTTCACGGAGGGGCAGGAGACCGTCAGCGCAGCCTTCGAGAAGGCGGGCTCGGCCGAGCGCCTGGTGGTTCCCGCGGCGGGCACCAGCTTCGCGCTCTGA
- a CDS encoding acyl-CoA carboxylase subunit epsilon produces the protein MVESDTGKLALRIERGSASEEELAALTVVLCSVLAQRDEVGDEESPDAPLWRRERSGAAYRSPYHWR, from the coding sequence ATGGTCGAGTCGGACACCGGGAAGCTCGCGCTGCGGATCGAGCGCGGGTCGGCCAGCGAGGAAGAGCTGGCCGCGCTCACCGTCGTGTTGTGCTCGGTACTGGCGCAGCGGGACGAGGTGGGCGACGAGGAGTCGCCCGATGCTCCCCTGTGGCGACGCGAGCGCTCCGGCGCCGCCTATCGCTCTCCTTATCACTGGCGGTAG
- a CDS encoding acyl-CoA carboxylase subunit beta: MTVVNDIPRASAETADAYGRVAELHAVRAQALAGPSERATEAQHAKGKLTARERIALLLDEGSFSEVEQLRRHRATGFGLEDKRPYTDGVITGWGTVEGRTVFVYAHDFRIFGGALGEAHATKIHKIMDMAISAGAPLVSLNDGAGARIQEGVSALAGYGGIFQRNTKASGVIPQISVMLGPCAGGAAYSPALTDFVFMVRETSQMFITGPDVVRAVTGEEITQNGLGGADVHAGTSGVAHFAYDDEETCIAEVRYLLSMLPQNNREYPPCVPCTDPQTRRTEVLLDLVPADGNRPYDMAKVIEELVDDGDYLEVHERWARNIICALGRLGGQVVALVANQPQSLAGVLDIEASEKAARFVQMCDAFNIPIITLLDVPGFLPGVDQEHGGIIRHGAKLLYAYCNATVPRISLILRKAYGGAYIVMDSQSIGADLTYAWPTNEIAVMGAEGAANVIFRRQIADAEDPEAMRERMVKEYKAELMHPYYAAERGLVDDVIDPAQTREVLISSLAMLRSKHADLPSRKHGNPPQ, from the coding sequence GTGACCGTTGTGAATGACATTCCTCGGGCCTCTGCGGAGACGGCGGACGCTTACGGGCGTGTGGCCGAACTGCATGCGGTCCGTGCGCAGGCGCTCGCCGGACCGAGCGAAAGGGCGACCGAGGCGCAGCATGCCAAGGGCAAGCTGACCGCGCGTGAGCGGATCGCGTTGCTGCTCGACGAGGGCTCGTTCAGCGAGGTCGAGCAGCTGCGCCGGCACCGGGCGACCGGTTTCGGCCTGGAGGACAAGCGCCCGTACACCGATGGTGTCATCACCGGGTGGGGCACGGTCGAGGGCCGTACGGTCTTCGTGTACGCGCACGATTTCCGGATTTTCGGCGGGGCGCTGGGTGAGGCTCACGCGACGAAGATCCACAAGATCATGGACATGGCCATCTCGGCGGGTGCCCCGCTGGTCTCCCTCAACGACGGTGCGGGCGCTCGTATCCAGGAGGGTGTCTCGGCGCTGGCCGGGTACGGCGGGATCTTCCAGCGCAATACGAAGGCTTCGGGTGTCATCCCGCAGATCTCGGTGATGCTGGGGCCGTGCGCGGGCGGCGCGGCGTACTCGCCGGCGTTGACGGACTTCGTGTTCATGGTCCGGGAGACCTCGCAGATGTTCATCACCGGTCCGGACGTGGTCCGTGCGGTGACCGGTGAGGAGATCACCCAGAACGGCCTCGGCGGCGCGGACGTGCACGCCGGCACCTCGGGCGTGGCGCACTTCGCGTACGACGACGAGGAGACCTGCATCGCCGAGGTCCGCTACCTGCTCTCCATGCTTCCGCAGAACAACCGCGAGTACCCGCCGTGCGTGCCGTGCACGGATCCCCAGACCCGGCGCACCGAGGTGCTGCTGGACCTGGTTCCGGCCGATGGCAACCGCCCGTACGACATGGCCAAGGTGATCGAGGAGCTCGTCGACGACGGCGACTACCTGGAGGTCCACGAGCGCTGGGCGCGCAACATCATCTGTGCCCTGGGACGGCTGGGCGGCCAGGTGGTCGCCCTGGTGGCCAATCAGCCGCAGTCGCTGGCCGGCGTGCTCGACATCGAGGCCTCGGAGAAGGCGGCGCGCTTCGTCCAGATGTGCGACGCCTTCAACATCCCGATCATCACGTTGCTGGACGTGCCGGGCTTCTTGCCGGGTGTCGACCAGGAGCACGGCGGGATCATCCGCCACGGCGCGAAGCTGCTGTACGCGTACTGCAACGCGACCGTTCCGCGGATCTCGCTGATCCTGCGCAAGGCCTACGGCGGCGCGTACATCGTCATGGACTCCCAGTCCATCGGCGCCGACCTCACCTACGCCTGGCCCACCAACGAGATCGCGGTGATGGGCGCCGAGGGCGCGGCCAACGTCATCTTCCGCAGACAGATCGCCGACGCCGAGGACCCCGAGGCCATGCGCGAGCGGATGGTCAAGGAGTACAAGGCCGAGCTGATGCACCCGTACTACGCGGCCGAGCGCGGCCTCGTCGACGACGTCATCGACCCGGCCCAGACCCGCGAGGTCCTCATCAGCTCGCTGGCGATGCTCCGCAGCAAACACGCGGACCTGCCCTCCCGCAAACACGGAAATCCCCCGCAGTAA
- a CDS encoding ScbR family autoregulator-binding transcription factor, which yields MAKQQRAVRTRESLIRSAAEIFDREGFTVASLAMISSQAGVSSGALHFHFASKAALAEAVESAALDRLRIIAGVASREGAGRLQYLVDATHGLALGLRGDVVLRAGFGLCGDAARGTPDGLREHWRRWVEEAVAEAEKAGELRPGVAPEDAVIAVVAATAGFEVLGSREQVWLAPHTIARFWELLLPALAAGDRLAALEPEGSFGD from the coding sequence ATGGCCAAGCAGCAACGTGCGGTGCGTACGCGGGAGAGCCTGATCAGGTCCGCGGCCGAGATCTTCGACCGCGAGGGCTTCACGGTGGCGTCCCTCGCCATGATCAGCTCACAGGCCGGGGTGAGCAGCGGAGCACTGCACTTCCACTTCGCCAGCAAGGCCGCCCTGGCCGAGGCCGTGGAGAGCGCTGCGCTGGACCGGTTGCGGATCATCGCCGGGGTGGCGTCGCGGGAGGGGGCCGGCCGGCTCCAGTACCTGGTCGACGCGACCCACGGGCTCGCCCTGGGGCTGCGCGGGGACGTGGTGCTGCGGGCGGGGTTCGGGCTGTGCGGCGACGCGGCCCGCGGCACGCCGGACGGCCTGCGTGAGCACTGGCGGCGCTGGGTCGAGGAGGCCGTGGCGGAGGCCGAGAAGGCGGGGGAGCTGCGGCCGGGAGTGGCGCCGGAGGACGCCGTGATAGCGGTGGTGGCCGCGACCGCGGGCTTCGAAGTGCTCGGCTCCCGGGAGCAGGTCTGGCTCGCGCCGCACACGATCGCCCGGTTCTGGGAGCTGCTGCTGCCTGCGCTGGCGGCAGGGGACCGCCTCGCGGCCTTGGAACCGGAAGGATCATTCGGCGACTAG
- a CDS encoding AfsR/SARP family transcriptional regulator codes for MDIEVLGALSVHENGVSITPTAPKPRQVLSLLALHADQVVSVATLIEELWEKNPPRSARTTLQTYVLQLRELISVALAYGENERCTPKDILATLPGGYRLETRGGSVDYREFERRAGAGYRAMDADDYQGAARRLADALSLWTGPALTDVQAGSRIETEVRRLEELRLCALDQRIEADLRLGRHRELLSELTVLVKQYRLHESLHGQFMLALHRSGRRGEALNVYQRLRATLVSELGLEPSAALSRLQRSILVAHPESAAPPKAPLPATAPAGSGGGRLVARTT; via the coding sequence GTGGACATCGAAGTGCTTGGTGCGCTGTCTGTTCATGAGAACGGGGTGTCGATCACGCCGACGGCACCCAAGCCGCGACAGGTTCTGTCCCTGCTCGCGCTCCACGCCGACCAGGTGGTCTCCGTGGCCACCCTGATCGAGGAGTTGTGGGAGAAGAACCCGCCGCGCAGTGCGCGCACCACGTTGCAGACGTACGTCCTGCAACTGCGTGAGCTCATCAGCGTGGCACTGGCGTACGGCGAGAACGAGCGCTGCACTCCGAAGGACATCCTGGCCACCCTCCCCGGCGGCTACCGCCTGGAGACCCGTGGCGGAAGCGTCGACTACCGGGAGTTCGAGCGCAGGGCCGGTGCCGGCTACCGGGCGATGGACGCCGACGACTACCAGGGCGCGGCACGCCGGCTGGCGGACGCGCTCTCGCTGTGGACCGGGCCCGCGCTCACCGACGTACAGGCCGGAAGCCGCATCGAGACGGAGGTCAGGCGTCTGGAGGAGCTGCGCCTGTGCGCGCTCGACCAGCGCATCGAGGCGGATCTGCGCCTGGGCCGCCACCGCGAGCTGCTGTCGGAGCTGACCGTCCTGGTCAAGCAGTACCGCCTGCACGAAAGCCTGCACGGTCAGTTCATGCTCGCGCTGCACCGCTCGGGCCGACGCGGCGAGGCGCTCAACGTCTACCAGCGGCTGCGCGCCACGCTCGTCTCCGAGCTGGGCCTCGAGCCCTCGGCCGCGTTGAGCAGGCTGCAGCGCTCCATCCTGGTGGCGCACCCCGAGAGCGCGGCCCCGCCCAAGGCGCCTCTCCCGGCGACCGCTCCGGCGGGATCCGGCGGCGGGCGGCTCGTGGCGCGGACGACCTGA
- a CDS encoding AfsR/SARP family transcriptional regulator, which yields MLITPAGAKQRALLGTLAVKAGQVVSADRLVDELWGEHPPANAANALQTHIARLRRLLPVPAPGSGSGPGSGGSHHEWLVTRPPGYVLCLGRAGTDAQRFHHLTARGRSLAATDPARSAGVLREALALWRGPALEGAGRGTICSTEASLLEESRLITLETLYDACLRAGGAGEVAGELAELTASHPLRERFYELLITALFQGGRQAEALGVYDRARRRLAQDLGVEPGPVLRGHMESIRHRQDPAPLEAGGTEGAAGMHPLRAEVARLRHQVEVLSRQQRELTDRFERLAADRAASR from the coding sequence ATGTTGATCACACCGGCCGGCGCCAAGCAGCGCGCCCTTTTGGGGACGCTCGCCGTGAAGGCCGGCCAGGTCGTTTCCGCGGACCGGCTCGTCGACGAATTGTGGGGCGAACATCCGCCCGCCAACGCCGCCAATGCCCTCCAGACCCATATCGCCCGGCTGCGCCGGCTGCTGCCCGTCCCCGCACCCGGTTCCGGTTCCGGTCCTGGTTCCGGCGGGAGCCACCACGAGTGGCTGGTGACCCGCCCGCCGGGCTACGTCCTGTGCCTGGGCCGGGCCGGCACCGACGCCCAGCGCTTCCACCACCTCACAGCCCGGGGCCGCTCGCTGGCCGCCACCGACCCGGCCCGTTCGGCCGGGGTCCTGCGCGAGGCGCTGGCGCTGTGGCGCGGCCCCGCCCTGGAGGGCGCGGGCCGCGGCACCATCTGCTCGACCGAGGCATCGCTGCTGGAGGAGAGCCGGCTGATCACCCTGGAGACGCTGTACGACGCCTGCCTGCGGGCCGGCGGGGCCGGGGAGGTCGCCGGCGAGCTGGCGGAGCTGACGGCCTCTCACCCGCTGCGCGAACGCTTCTACGAGCTGCTCATAACCGCGCTGTTCCAGGGCGGGCGCCAGGCCGAGGCGCTGGGCGTCTACGACCGGGCGCGACGCCGGCTCGCGCAGGACCTCGGAGTGGAGCCGGGGCCCGTACTGCGCGGGCACATGGAGTCGATCCGCCACCGGCAGGACCCGGCACCCCTGGAGGCCGGAGGAACGGAAGGGGCGGCGGGCATGCACCCGCTGCGTGCCGAGGTGGCCCGGCTGCGCCACCAGGTCGAGGTCCTGAGCCGGCAGCAGCGGGAACTGACCGACCGCTTCGAGCGGCTGGCCGCGGACCGTGCGGCGAGCCGCTGA
- a CDS encoding AfsR/SARP family transcriptional regulator, whose protein sequence is MKIKVLGPLNVEVNGISVVPTAGKPRQILALLALYPGRVVPVPTLMEEIWGTHLPQSALTTLQTYILQLRRRLGTAMGPDAPGSAKDVLATRYGGYLLQVPPEAVDVRTYERLVAEGQQAFEDGEDDRLAKCLRAALDLWEGPALVDVRVGPILDIEVMRLEESRLVARERRIDADLRLGRHIELIAELTDLIARHPQHEGLHSQAMVALYRSGRQASALDVYRRMRQRLIDELGVEPSPQLQRLHQAMLAVDPRLDVACGPRRSSTFDLYAA, encoded by the coding sequence ATGAAGATCAAGGTCCTGGGTCCGTTGAATGTCGAAGTCAACGGTATATCGGTCGTCCCGACTGCGGGCAAGCCGCGCCAGATCCTGGCGCTGCTCGCGCTCTACCCGGGCAGGGTGGTGCCCGTGCCCACCCTGATGGAAGAGATCTGGGGCACCCACCTGCCGCAGAGCGCGCTGACCACGCTTCAGACCTACATCCTCCAGCTGCGTCGCAGACTGGGCACCGCCATGGGCCCGGACGCGCCCGGCTCGGCCAAGGACGTGCTCGCCACCCGGTACGGCGGCTACCTGCTCCAGGTCCCGCCCGAAGCGGTCGACGTGCGCACGTACGAGCGCCTGGTGGCGGAAGGACAGCAGGCGTTCGAGGACGGCGAGGACGACCGGTTGGCCAAATGTCTGCGCGCCGCACTGGACCTGTGGGAGGGGCCCGCGCTGGTGGACGTGCGCGTCGGACCGATCCTCGACATCGAGGTGATGCGGCTGGAGGAGAGCCGGCTGGTGGCCCGCGAGCGCCGCATCGACGCCGACCTGAGGCTGGGCCGGCACATCGAACTCATCGCCGAACTCACCGACCTGATCGCCCGCCACCCCCAGCACGAGGGGCTGCACTCGCAGGCGATGGTCGCGCTCTACCGGTCGGGCCGGCAGGCCTCCGCGCTCGACGTCTACCGCCGGATGCGCCAGCGGCTGATCGACGAGCTCGGCGTGGAGCCCTCGCCGCAACTCCAGCGGCTGCACCAGGCGATGCTCGCCGTCGACCCGCGTCTGGACGTGGCCTGCGGGCCGCGGCGCAGCTCGACCTTCGATCTGTACGCAGCCTGA